The DNA window TTTTATTGGGTTCGTGTTCATTCTAGATCGAGCTTAGTAACCTTTGAGTGTGAGAGGCTGGAGTTTCCCATTTTCTGTTTCATTACTGTTTCGGAATATTTTCCTCACAGATTCTGGTtctccccctctctatctctccccttCTGGGATTATTCTTTTTCGTTGATAGACaagttaatttatttatattatatttaccaGGTTACTTTGTTCTTTCTAATAGGCTAGTGATTATATTTTACATAGGTCCTGTCGTGTTAGAGTCTCATATTCTAGGTTAGTTTGGCCTGCTCTCGAGCCGCCACGTTGTTCCCCCTCCCCCTTAGTCCCACCCTACTCCCCAATCCGGCCTGGTTATTGGGTCTGGACCCCACTATTCCGGAACTCTGTCATAGTTTTCCGCTAACGTACTGAGCTGGGAACACATTACTTTCCTATTACTCCGGTGCTCCCCTTCGACTGGGAATCCCTCCCCTCGATGGCCCCCAGCACCTTGACTCCGGCTGCGGCCCCGTTACACAACAAACCCCTATTCTCTGCTCCCTCCCCCTTTTGACTCTCCGGTAGGCTCCCTACCAGAGATCTTATCCGgagatcttttttatatatatatcaagggccatttcccccaccccacccccggaACTCCGACGCACTACGGAGCTTTCCATCCTTGCCACTATGCCTAATTTCATTGTATATTACAGTAATTACTCAGGAGCTCCGGCTCCTCGTGAATTCACACATAAGGCACTCCGGCGCACTACGAAGTATCCCCTTTCCTAAACATATCTATTCTCGATGCAGTAATTACAGTGGAGCTCCGGCTCCCTATATATTCACGAACCCATTAATACACATCATATAGAACCCCTTTTTAATCGTAGCTCTTactcattggaccttcagtccttggttAAGCATATTACCTAACCTTTAGGTTAAGTTAGAGCCTCCGGGAGTTCttgtacttatattattctttatattacagAAAGTTCGCTGTGCCTCCAAAGGTTGTTCGGTGACCTTTACTgatccggtaggccatgacgtctgccggtcTCATGCCCACTGTGCGATCTCCTTCGCCCGGGAAGCAGGCCAGACCCCgtatatggtctggttcccggagtcTTGCTCGCTCTGCTATGAGCTCTTGTCActtctcctcaatgatgaggtaagatttCTCAATGGTACCATTCATACTGTTAATGTTGTTTgagatttcttcgtttgtagacgAGTGCAATTATTTATAAATGATTTTAACGAGTCTTTTACTTCGTGCCTTTCTAGTTCGTTCTAACGTTaccctcctctttcaggctgacgaggattcTCTCAAGGCAGCCAGATCCAGCCTCCAGACCTGGGTCTCAGGATTTGGGAGGAATGCCCCTCAAGGCTGCCCTTACCTGCTGgacggggacatggcctcccggctTTTCCCTGGATCTCCCTCGGCCGCCGTACCTACCGACCTGGCTACTCCCCTAATCGACGTTATCAGAGCGGTATTGCCCACGGAAGAGGAACACCAGCTTTCTGGCGACGTCTCCGCTCTAGACATCCACGTCGAACTGATGTATGACCAGGTAAGTGGTGTGGAGGACCTGGCAGAATCTTTTCTCTCTcctactccttcctcttcctcttccttcctcaGCTTTGACAAGCCTTCGGCTTCTCCTTGGGAAGGTTACTTGTTGGTTCGCCCCAAGGTTAAGCCAATCAAAAAACAAAAACCCAAACCAATTAATCCGGCTTCGCCTCCAACcatgtcaccggtccccggaccttccTCAGCTCCCGACATCCCAGTGATGTCAAAGACCCCTCCTccttctaaaggacagaggggtaagTCCGCTAAAGCCAAGGCTTCAGCTGCGGGTAGCTCCTCGGACCCCCCTGTAACCATGTCTATGGTACAGGATATGATGGAATCAAAATTGGAGAAGCACTCCGCTgtaatgacggagctcaaagaCATGGTGGCTAGTCTTCTCCGTTCCGGATCTCAACCAGCTCCGCCCGTAGGCCCTGACACCTCAAAGCTACCGCCGTTCGATaagaacaatccttggcggtttgctcgaCATGCTCCTTACTTGGACGGCACCCTGACTCTGGAAGGCTTGGGTACCCGCCCTTTGgaagacctggagttctacccccctgaCCTCCAGTTCCCTTTCAATGGGTTTGTTCGCCTGAAGGAACATGCCCTCGTCCGAATGGACAAAGTGCCAAAGGAGACAGTGATATTTCCTAAAGAataagcccaagctgtctgggctcgtaccCTCTCGGAATGGGGATGCGTCAACTCTAAGTTGACCCCCCACAAAGGTTCTTACACCATTTTCATGACACCTCCGACTATCCCGGCTCCTCTTACTGACAAAGTAGCAGAGTTGACCGTCCAAGCCATCAAGGACGGCATCCCTATGCCAACCcttaaggagacggaccccacctctctccTTGTGCCAGGCCCAAGCGATTTTTGGCAAGATGTCTCGTCCACCTTTACTGTAGGTAAACTTGACCCGGACTGCGCCTCCTCCCTCTTTTCAGAGAAACTCCCCAAGCTCCCGGATCACTTGCTGAAAACGGAGTTTGAGTCAAGAAACAGGCTAGCAAGGTCACTCAACTCTCTGGTATCCTCTGAGTTGATAGCCTCCCTTTATAACGAGGAACCACTCTTTCGGGTACTGGCGAAAAGTCTTCTACAGACTTTTCAAATAGACCTGCATGACTTTTGGACTGCGAGAACGAACTGCAGGAAACATGTTCTCGCCGAGGcttctattaggcatgagcctaacagactTATTACCTCCTCCTGTTGGGGTAAAACTCTCTTCCCTCAGGAAGAGGTGGATAAAGTCCTCCAAGATGCTACGAGGGCTAACCAAAACCTCCAAGTCAGATGGGGCCTCTCTAACAAATGAAAGTTTGAGCCAGGTATGAGGcaacctttctctaaaaagaaacagaGGTCCTACACTCCATATAAAACCAGTCGTGGCCAGCATCGCCAATCTCCTGGTCCACAGTCTTCCACTCCATCTACCTCCAAGGCCGCCCCTCTGCAACAGATCGTGTTTGTGCCGGCCCCTCAAGGTACCCAACCTGCTTCTATGGCCACATGGATGACCTCCCCTGCTTTCAATCAAGCTTTCGAAGCCTCAGGGTCCTTTTGAGGATACCCTAGGCAACCCGGAAGCAACAGGGCTAGAggtcagttccgtcaacgaggcggacctagagccagaggttcccgGGGAGGAAGAGGGGCGAAATTTAACCCCAACCAATGAGAtggatcaggtaggagggagactataccggtTTCGAGACCAATAGACCTTCattccttgggcccacagtatagtctccaaaggcctgGGCTGGAAGTGGTCACAGGGTTCTCCACCCCcgacagtgaccttcttccagaagcccactccAATCCTAGAGGAGTACACGAAAGACCTACTAAGGAAGAAAGCAATAAAGAGAGTGCGAACATTGAAATTTCAAGGACGCCTGTCCACGGTTCCGAAAAAGAATTCGAACGCtttgagagtagttctggacctgtcgaaattgaattcttacattctttgcgacaggttccatatgctgactgtctctcaggtgcggaccttacttccccgtggggccgtcaccacctctatcgatcttaccgacgcctattatcacgtcccggtagcaagaaacttctccccttacctctgcttccgcctaggcaagaaatcctacgcgttcaaggtgatgcccttcggcctcaacatcgcCCCCAGAATATTTATGAAGTTGGGGGAGACGGTGttagaacagctcaggagccagggaattatgctgataggttacctggacgactggctcatctggGCACAGACAATTCAGGAATGCCACAAGGCTACAACCAAGGTGGTTCAGTTCCTACAGTAACTGGGATTTCAAGTCAACTTGCAGAAATCATGCCTACAACCAGCAAGCCAATTCGAATGGCTAGGCATTCACTGGGACCTCACAAATCACAGACTATCTCTTCCCCCCtaaaaggtcaaagagatagcgTCAAAGACAAAACGGTTCATCAAAAACAAACAGGTgtcaagaagagccttagaaagggtTCTCGGCTCActtcaattcgcctcagtaacagacctcttactaaaagccaaactcaaggacatcaaccgagtttggaggaagagagcaacaACTCGCCTAAGGGACAAAATATCAACGATCCCCTCAGTATTAATAAGAAGACTCCGCccatggtcaaaaccagagaacctATCCAAATCGGTTCCTTTGCAGTTTCCCCCTCCccgagtgacgattcacacagacgcgtctctcagtggttgggggggctactctcaacaccagatgtttcagggctcctggtcccccactatgaaacagttccacataaacgtgttggaggccatggcggtattcctaacCTTAAAACGACTATCCCCTCCAAAGACAACTCATatcaggatagtctcagacagcacggcagtagtccactgcataaacagaggtggatcaaaatctcccaacctgaatcagatcctggtaatgatttTCACCTTGGCAACCAAAAAGAACTGGtttctgtcagcaactcacctggcaggagtccagaacgttatagcggacgccctatccaggacgaaaccactggaatcagaatggtccttagacatgaattcattccggtggatatccaggctggttccgggtctccaggtagacttgtttgcgacacaactcaaccacaagcttccttgctatgtggccccgaacctggaccctcaggcttatgccatggacgcattaaccctggactggaaccattggaagaagatttacctattccctccggtgaatcttctgatgaaagttttgCCCAAACTGCGCTCATTCAAAGGAGCAGTAGCTTTGGTGGCACCAaactggccaaagagcaattggtttcctctccttCTAGAGTTGAAACTTCGCCCCTTCCGGATTCCATACCCCAAGCTGACACAAGtggtccaaacacagactgtgtcagattcctcaaggatagcacaaaccctaactttgtggatttcatgaaatttgcagcctaCAGGGATGCAAATATcaacccggaaaatgtcctctttatcgaATCAGACAAGAGGGACTAAACACTtaggcaatatgattcggctgttaagaaactagcagaatttctaaagaattcagaCGATACCCGAATGACCCCTAACTTGGCCATTTGGTTTTTTAGGTCCCTATTTAACAAGGGCCTAGCCGCTagtactatcaccactattaaatcagccctgaaaaagatttttcaggtgggcttcaatattaacctagcagattcatatttttcatccattccaaaagcctgggctaagcttagaccttctattcgtccacaaaaggtctcatggtttCTGACCGACGTCTTAAAGCTAGCATCAGAcaccgataacgaatcctgctcctacatttcgcttcttaggaagaccctgtttcttacagccatggcctcaggtgccagaatttcagaattagcagctctctcccgtaatcctgaaaacctagatttccttccgtcaggagaagtcctactctctccagatagagctttcctagctaaaaatgaggacccacaaaatagatgGTCCCCTTGGAAAATTTTTCCTCTACCCCAGgatgcttctctgtgtccagttgttacacttcgggcctttttagctaggactgtcacacgctcgtctggccccttgtttgtcaggaAACAAGGAGGCACTATctccatccaaggcatcagacagcaaatcctttactttatcaagcaagctaacccggaatcctttccacatgcacatgatatccgggctgtagcaacctccatcaactatttccagaacatggattttgatgaccttaaaaagtacacgggttggaaatcccctatggttttcaaacgccactatttaaagaacttacaggcccttaaattccctactattgcagctgggagtgtcatctcccctgaataatctcttacctttcttccttttcgtccaactctcttccttctccctcctacctgccactcccaCCACGATGCCTCCCACCTCGGTGGATTTGTTTAGCCCCATATCTAACGTTATGTCATTGTTGCCTTGTTAATGTTGGTTGCTTCCTTTTGGATTGTATATAGCCTTACCCTTGGGTATTCGTACAGTTTGCCATgttattttattatacatattatgATTATTCTGTATTATTTTGTCTTATGCCATTGATAGCATTACTACTTTTTTAGCTTCTTAAGGCTTTTGGGTTTTGTGATGACTGTATTACATTACTTTATTTTGTTTGTACAGTATTCTTTACTATGTCCCATTTATGGCAATTTCTATTTTACACCTAAGGTTTTTGGTAATTGTGTATGTTATTACGTTCCTTAATAATATAGTAACCTCCACTTGTACATGACGTTTTTAATTTAACCTTTTTT is part of the Palaemon carinicauda isolate YSFRI2023 chromosome 15, ASM3689809v2, whole genome shotgun sequence genome and encodes:
- the LOC137654018 gene encoding uncharacterized protein produces the protein MRAYLFPRASSDAVVPQAQPEIPLVQIPIESDVADALKDIQLEDNMSVVSEETERSLLAEEQEQETVLPPEGDIEKAETISISSATVAEPVPSTSSAPQLDTISHTLHSLLSMFQDMKKQSSEKEASLRTEMHQLVSSRLAPKELDVKELPAFSDINPWRVLFVMGVPKGLDVYKPADWIDRDIEVVMPPRESQNHQCDLMLSLKRKVRCASKGCSVTFTDPVGHDVCRSHAHCAISFAREAGQTPYMVWFPESCSLCYELLSLLLNDEADEDSLKAARSSLQTWVSGFGRNAPQGCPYLLDGDMASRLFPGSPSAAVPTDLATPLIDVIRAVLPTEEEHQLSGDVSALDIHVELMYDQVSGVEDLAESFLSPTPSSSSSFLSFDKPSASPWEGYLLVRPKVKPIKKQKPKPINPASPPTMSPVPGPSSAPDIPVMSKTPPPSKGQRGKSAKAKASAAGSSSDPPVTMSMVQDMMESKLEKHSAVMTELKDMVASLLRSGSQPAPPVGPDTSKLPPFDKNNPWRFARHAPYLDGTLTLEGLGTRPLEDLEFYPPDLQFPFNGFVRLKEHALVRMDKVPKETVIFPKE